A part of Paramisgurnus dabryanus chromosome 15, PD_genome_1.1, whole genome shotgun sequence genomic DNA contains:
- the obsl1b gene encoding obscurin isoform X8, with amino-acid sequence MDVFGGAPRFLAYPRPVVVQSGTDAVLKCQIGGDPRPAVIWERNNEKIHPEGKYRVFEDGNVYNLIITSVTLEDSGQYICKAKNCIGETYAAATLKVEGEAQELELREENKPRFLIKPLSTRVGRGEDAMFSCKLWGKPRPEVMWEKDGKKLNEIFESTHFSVSYQDGGWFQLKIFKTRAPDGGVYTCKARNEFGESLAGAVLLVDAGPGHEDEGNRNGYTNTHWKSHQGKQRSGRQVAARHNPLPNTAKVKMFAVTEGKHAKFRCYVTGKPKPEILWRKDGRLILSGRRYLLYEDREGYFTLKVLYCKQQDNGVYVCSASNTAGQTLSAVHLIVKEPLVRFKQPLNDLQVWERDLAVLECEVPEDSVPITWYLEDRRLQPGAKYGMEEWGTKRRLTIRDIGVDDDGIYLCEMADGGRSIAEVAVKGTIVRKLPRKVDVLEGENAAFCAEVEAEEMDIHWYKDGTELRETHQTILKSFGRTHILVFVNTTTLDSGLVTFYVGRSKTSSQLRVKAARHCPPSCPIGVQINTERANAALLSWFPAQDSRKNPPSGYIIERKEVGSQEWLQCLTTDTATAVEILGDSVPCEADYRFRICSVNKYGRSGNVEFPRAVHLVPVARIQAPLQDALVPEGQDACFSIELSASVIGTWFLNGNQLQDDERFSIRRTRTHQSLRIRGVRETDNGAEITFIAYGIRDSAALYIQAPLVKFTPLSEMDRNKFVESGNPIVLYCELSNPEVPVRWYKNGVELHSTEGLHIQAEGTMRRIVIQSADFANSGVYSCDAIDDVIRFNVEVEAPPVRFSVLPDVERNKSTEAGSTMTLQCELSDPLAQVSWYKDGVKLLPEKGLDIKSEGKMRKLIVQSTEFYHSGVYSCKTRGDAVHFNVEVKAPPVRFSAVPKEKLRICNEAGCPIVLQCEISESAAQVHWHKDGDQLLVESGADFLSEGCMRTLSIQSAQLSHAGVYTCTTKDDVIKFHVDIKAAPVRFSAVPDAEKSICTEAGGCFELRCKVSDPKVHVCWFHNDVEIKTETGLDIQSEGDVRKLIVESAEPRHSGLYRCETSDDAVQFIVDIKELPVMFSALPETVKTQLFEADYSTDLHCEISDPSAKEFCYKDGVELISKSPPHIKSECTKKTLAVKTAQTSNSGWYNSVRTDDAIQFNVQDQVPAKTFLAVPEDEKTKSTDETEPVALHCEILDPVPYIYQAKDEKEKVMIQAAAKSEPEVCLDESKETVGKLPETSVFDECLIQKEPDVPIRFEMDQELSHYEVCSGETYDDPCTVDIKASRTNSPPICETDESLPVDPDSSSVLLIENSKHMTQDQSISCQQVGTKMISHNPTRKELVQSAETCLSAPCKTDAKDQSIVYQEKIKDNLSPQPEEHVRKEDLFTQPSEAKGVTPIESDSPVDLRISRLDSPLKDEIQLYFQNGYETQTEEGVQKTIVPASDLGHSGVHDYKTMDDDIIFKVDVKATSLQKSTTHDTERSMSIGEKDNTYYPQPELSSTMTEVSWYKEGEELHEQCDIVTHSEGTFTALVIKSDESSHSGLHACEMDEVTALCAVDPPELSVAPSVKFSTVPDSQRTKCIESGGPFKLQCEVSDPDAQVWWYKDGNEVLPQDGLIILSNGAIRTLSVETAELYHSGTYSCQTNNDGITFHVEIKAPPPKFIPVSEEETNKSTEVGSSIVLKCELSDANAQVLWCKDGTELSPNSGLDFQRDGNMRKLTVQSAQLSDTGNYTCHVPGDTISFKVHVQPPPVRFSKLPEIARNKFIEAGCPIILQCEISDPTSQVCWLKDGVQLQQQTGLDIQSEGTMRTVIIQSAEPKHSGIYSCEAVDDRIAFKVDVAVPPAMFSAVPETEKNKSFEADCPIILQCEISDPTALVQWYKDGLQLLPQSGINIQTEHTTRTLVIQSAKLSDSGFYSCNTADDISEFFVDVKAPPVTFAYISEDDLHRNIVEQDNLLLYCEVSRSDAVAQWYKDGVEIKSTDNVLVEVENVVRRLIILSAQLSDSGTYTCRAGDNALIFKVNVREPPVMIVYPKEDVHLDRHVPEEIVLSCELSRSNGKVTWYKDGQKLQESENIKLKAEGPYRRLKILHSGIEDSGEYVCDTADDSIFFNLTIKEPPVRIISPSQSQMELCQQTSERMVLSCEISRPNAVVRWYRDGLEVEESNSLILEVDSVYRRLIIPKPTVKDSAEYVCDTADDSVTFIVNIAEPPVRFIRPRKMAYGVEKLVGDTLVLECEVSRANAEVSWKREGEEIDENSNVTIIEDGASRQLIIHSAASEDAGQYVCDARDDVMDFLVKIKEPPLTIMRKADIETKLHFLESDAIVLKCEISRANGVVSWLKDNERIEGKEHFICEEEGTFRSLIVLSADLNDSGEYICHTQDDKVVFSVTVEGMTWLNKKINDDVPFCSFLPKKAPVSIIGNSEKPEHHTLNTGDDLVLQCEVSQANATVQWYHNGVLLHEDSRTHLESKHTMRKLVIPDLQTSDSGEYICDAIDDKMITMVLVQESPFQFIKKDERTNISAYEEDSVTLRATVNRANAPVKWQRGRDPIRGDRFQSTSDGNTHCLTINPLKRGDTGLYTCHVGSDEMNFSVNVRAIKVKFSKPLENVVGLKGCDVALKCELYTPKGDVQWLKDNQEIVPNRHFTIRAEGRVRSLTIHSVSEDDEGEYACESKDERTIATVVVNIPRIVEFIAELHNITVMEGENATFKCVVSPEDAHLAWFRNSQPISSNEKFHISSTGLCHVLQINNCQVSDSCKLTAEAEGVISRAILQVQEAQVFFTKSMEQAVAEEYSDVTLEVEVSHEKGEVQWMRQGVVIHPGPKFTLKQNGRKRSITIHKLVLSDRGTYSCETLHDRTQARLSVEPRKIKIRKGLAEIQTYERETSSFEVELSHSNVEAVWQKNGHALKNNNRLRMTAKGRVHSLTISNLTLDDTGTYTFSVENIRSSAKLIVKEIPVSILKKLEDSRHPEGAGVTLECELSRHNVDVKWTKNGVQLKPGKNLRIYSMGRKCFLQILKCEQGDTGIYTCDAVDAKTSCSVDVYERELEILQGLEDLDIQEDQNAVFVCEVSLDDVPGEWFKNNEKIKPTSTIKIRQEGTKHFLLICNVKGEDSGEIKFAAKNVESTAYLEVEALPANIVKPLQDKTAVEKTRVVLDCTVTNPRCSIRWYKGPNVILPSERFEICSEGCYRKLVIQQVQLEDEGTYSVQVGNYTSSAKLTVVAQSILIVNDLKDVEVIAPADACFACEVSLPEAKAPTWTLNGQTLHPGPKVVMEKLGTIHRLTLKQTSEEMSGTLCFIIGQAKSTAHLHVRSSH; translated from the exons ATGGATGTCTTTGGTGGAGCGCCACGGTTTCTGGCCTACCCTCGTCCTGTGGTTGTGCAGAGCGGTACAGACGCAGTTCTGAAATGCCAGATTGGTGGAGACCCCAGACCTGCAGTCATATGGGAACGAAACAATGAGAAAATCCATCCAGAGGGCAAATACCGGGTGTTCGAGGATGGCAATGTCTACAACCTTATCATAACTTCAGTGACGCTGGAAGACAGTGGACAATATATCTGTAAAGCCAAGAATTGCATCGGAGAGACATATGCAGCAGCTACTTTGAAAGTGGAAGGCGAGGCGCAGGAGCTGGAATTGCGGGAGGAAAACAAACCACGCTTTCTCATCAAACCCCTCTCAACTAGGGTTGGACGAGGAGAGGATGCCATGTTCTCCTGCAAGCTGTGGGGAAAACCACGGCCAGAAGTGATGTGGGAGAAAGATGGCAAAAAGTTGAATGAAATCTTTGAGAGCACACATTTTAGTGTCAGCTATCAGGATGGAGGATGGTTTCAGCTAAAGATTTTTAAGACACGGGCACCAGATGGAGGGGTGTACACGTGCAAGGCCCGCAATGAATTTGGAGAGAGTTTGGCAGGGGCCGTTCTGTTGGTGGATGCGGGACCGGGACATGAAGATGAAGGGAACCGTAACGGTTACACGAACACCCACTGGAAATCACATCAGGGAAAGCAGAGAAGTGGAAGGCAGGTTGCAGCAAGGCACAACCCGCTGCCAAACACAGCCAAAGTAAAAATGTTTGCGGTGACTGAAGGGAAGCATGCAAAGTTCCGCTGCTATGTAACCGGGAAGCCAAAACCAGAAATCTTATGGAGGAAAGATGGAAGACTAATCTTGTCGGGCAGACGGTATCTGCTGTATGAAGACAGAGAAGGCTACTTTACACTTAAAGTCCTTTACTGCAAACAACAGGACAATGGAGTCTATGTCTGTTCTGCTTCAAACACTGCAGGACAAACTCTGAGTGCTGTACACCTTATTGTTAAAG AGCCACTTGTGCGATTTAAACAACCACTTAATGACCTGCAAGTATGGGAGAGAGACTTAGCTGTTCTTGAGTGTGAGGTTCCTGAGGACTCTGTTCCAATCACATGGTATTTAGAAGACAGGAGGTTACAGCCAGGAGCAAAATATGGAATGGAGGAGTGGGGGACAAAGCGAAGACTCACAATTCGTGATATTGGAGTTGATGATGATGGGATATATCTCTGTGAGATGGCTGATGGGGGCAGAAGCATTGCTGAGGTAGCAGTCAAAG GCACCATTGTAAGAAAGCTGCCACGAAAAGTTGATGTTCTGGAAGGGGAAAATGCAGCATTCTGTGCAGAGGTTGAGGCAGAGGAAATGGACATTCATTGGTACAAAGATGGAACTGAGTTAAGGGAGACCCATCAAACCATCCTCAAATCCTTTGGAAGGACACATATTTTAGTCTTTGTCAACACCACAACGCTAGATTCTGGTTTGGTCACTTTCTATGTGGGTAGATCAAAGACATCATCTCAACTAAGGGTGAAAG CTGCAAGGCATTGTCCACCAAGCTGTCCTATTGGGGTTCAGATCAACACAGAACGAGCAAATGCTGCCCTCCTTTCCTGGTTTCCAGCACAAGATTCTCGAAAGAATCCACCTTCAGGGTATATAATTGAGAGAAAAGAGGTAGGCTCCCAAGAGTGGCTACAATGCTTAACCACTGACACTGCAACTGCAGTGGAGATCCTCGGTGACAGCGTTCCATGCGAGGCCGACTACAGATTTCGCATATGCAGTGTCAACAAATATGGAAGGAGTGGAAATGTAGAGTTCCCTCGAGCTGTTCACCTTG TTCCAGTGGCCAGGATCCAAGCACCTCTACAAGATGCTTTAGTGCCAGAAGGCCAGGATGCTTGCTTTTCTATTGAGCTCTCTGCTTCAGTTATAGGCACTTGGTTTTTAAATGGAAACCAGCTTCAAGACGATGAGCGCTTCTCCATAAGACGTACACGAACACACCAGTCCCTACGCATTCGTGGGGTACGAGAGACAGACAATGGAGCAGAGATCACCTTCATTGCCTATGGAATTCGAGATTCAGCTGCTCTGTACATACAAG CTCCATTAGTAAAATTCACTCCACTTTCTGAAATGGATCGAAACAAATTTGTGGAATCTGGCAACCCTATAGTGCTCTACTGTGAGCTGTCAAATCCTGAGGTCCCAGTTCGGTGGTATAAGAATGGTGTTGAACTTCATTCAACGGAAGGTCTACACATTCAAGCAGAAGGAACAATGAGGAGGATTGTCATTCAATCAGCTGATTTCGCAAACTCAGGAGTTTATAGCTGTGATGCTATTGATGATGTCATCCGATTTAATGTGGAGGTTGAGG CCCCACCAGTGAGGTTCTCAGTGCTACCAGATGTTGAAAGGAACAAGTCCACTGAAGCAGGATCAACAATGACACTGCAATGTGAGCTCTCAGATCCACTTGCCCAGGTATCCTGGTACAAAGATGGAGTAAAACTCCTGCCAGAAAAAGGACTAGACATCAAATCTGAAGGCAAAATGAGGAAACTGATTGTCCAGTCAACTGAATTTTACCACTCAGGGGTGTACAGCTGCAAGACAAGGGGTGATGCTGTCCACTTTAATGTGGAGGTTAAAG CCCCACCTGTGAGGTTCTCAGCTGTCCCCAAAGAAAAACTGAGAATATGCAACGAAGCAGGCTGTCCCATTGTTCTGCAATGCGAAATTTCAGAATCGGCTGCACAGGTCCATTGGCACAAAGATGGGGATCAGCTCCTTGTAGAATCTGGAGCAGACTTCCTATCAGAGGGCTGCATGAGAACGCTCAGTATTCAGTCAGCACAACTGTCTCATGCTGGAGTGTACACCTGCACAACTAAGGATGATGTCATCAAATTCCATGTGGACATTAAAG CTGCACCAGTGAGGTTCTCAGCTGTTCCAGATGCTGAGAAGAGTATATGCACTGAAGCAGGTGGATGCTTTGAACTCCGCTGTAAGGTCTCAGACCCTAAAGTCCATGTCTGCTGGTTTCACAATGACGTAGAGATTAAGACAGAGACTGGTTTGGATATTCAGTCTGAAGGAGATGTAAGGAAACTGATAGTGGAGTCAGCTGAGCCCAGACATTCTGGATTGTACCGTTGTGAAACATCTGATGATGCTGTCCAGTTCATTGTGGACATTAAAG AGCTACCAGTGATGTTCTCAGCCTTACCAGAGACTGTGAAGACCCAGCTGTTTGAAGCAGACTACTCCACTGATTTACACTGTGAGATCTCAGACCCAAGTGCCAAGGAGTTTTGTTACAAGGATGGTGTAGAGCTCATCTCAAAAAGTCCGCCTCATATCAAATCGGAGTGTACCAAGAAGACATTAGCTGTCAAGACAGCACAGACCTCTAACTCTGGATGGTACAACAGTGTGAGAACGGATGATGCCATCCAGTTTAATGTACAAGACCAAg TGCCAGCAAAGACATTTTTGGCTGTTCCCGAGGATGAGAAGACCAAAAGCACTGATGAAACGGAACCTGTTGCACTACATTGTGAGATCTTGGATCCTGTTCCATACATCTATCAGGCAAAAGATGAGAAGGAAAAGGTCATGATTCAAGCTGCAGCTAAAAGTGAACCTGAAGTTTGTTTAGATGAATCCAAAGAAACTGTAGGGAAGTTACCAGAGACATCTGTTTTTGACGAGTGTCTGATTCAGAAGGAACCAGATGTTCCCATCCGGTTTGAAATGGACCAAG AACTGTCTCACTATGAGGTGTGCAGTGGTGAGACCTATGATGACCCATGCACTGTGGATATTAAAG CTTCGAGGACGAACTCCCCACCAATTTGTGAAACGGACGAGAGCTTGCCCGTTGATCCAGACAGTTCCAGTGTACTTCTAATTGAGAACTCTAAACACATGACCCAAGACCAATCTATATCCTGCCAACAAGTTGGGACAAAAATGATATCCCATAATCCCACAAGGAAAGAGCTTGTCCAGTCAGCAGAGACGTGTCTCAGCGCACCGTGTAAGACTGACGCAAAGGATCAATCCATTGTATATCAAGAGAAAATAAAAG ATAACTTGTCTCCTCAACCTGAAGAACATGTTCGCAAAGAGGATTTATTTACACAACCATCTGAAGCTAAAGGGGTCACGCCCATTGAAAGTGATTCTCCAGTTGACTTGAGAATCAGTCGATTGGATTCTCCATTGAAGGATGAAATACAGTTGTACTTTCAAAACGGATATGAGACTCAAACAGAGGAAGGTGTACAAAAAACAATTGTTCCAGCATCAGACTTGGGTCATTCAGGGGTTCATGACTACAAGACAATGGATGATGACATTATATTTAAGGTGGATGTCAAAG CTACATCGCTGCAAAAGTCTACCACCCATGACACTGAGAGGAGCATGTCAATTGGTGAAAAAGATAATACTTATTATCCACAACCTGAGCTATCAAGCACAATGACGGAAGTGAGCTGGTACAAAGAAGGCGAGGAACTCCATGAACAATGTGACATTGTCACCCATTCTGAGGGGACTTTCACAGCTCTTGTTATCAAATCAGATGAATCGTCTCACTCTGGACTACATGCTTGTGAGATGGATGAGGTCACCGCGCTGTGTGCAGTGGACCCACCAG AACTGTCTGTAGCTCCATCTGTGAAGTTCTCCACTGTCCCTGATAGTCAACGGACCAAATGCATTGAGAGTGGAGGACCCTTTAAACTGCAATGTGAGGTCTCAGATCCTGATGCCCAAGTGTGGTGGTACAAAGATGGGAATGAGGTACTGCCTCAAGATGGCTTGATCATTTTGTCCAATGGAGCAATAAGGACCCTCTCTGTGGAAACTGCTGAATTATATCACAGTGGAACATACAGCTGCCAGACAAACAATGATGGCATCACATTCCATGTGGAAATCAAAG CTCCACCACCGAAGTTCATACCAGTCTCAGAAGAGGAAACAAACAAATCAACTGAAGTAGGCTCATCAATTGTTTTGAAATGTGAGCTATCAGATGCCAATGCTCAGGTTCTCTGGTGCAAAGATGGTACAGAACTGTCTCCAAACTCTGGGCTTGATTTCCAAAGAGATGGGAATATGAGGAAACTAACTGTTCAATCGGCACAGCTGTCTGATACGGGAAACTACACCTGTCATGTTCCAGGTGATACCATATCATTCAAGGTGCACGTTCAAC CTCCCCCTGTTAGGTTCTCAAAACTTCCAGAAATCGCAAGAAACAAGTTCATTGAAGCAGGCTGTCCCATTATACTTCAGTGTGAAATCTCAGATCCTACTTCTCAAGTTTGCTGGCTCAAGGACGGAGTCCAACTCCAACAACAAACTGGACTTGACATCCAATCAGAGGGCACTATGAGGACAGTGATCATCCAGTCAGCTGAGCCCAAACATTCAGGCATTTACAGCTGTGAGGCTGTGGATGATCGCATAGCATTCAAGGTGGATGTTGCAG TTCCACCAGCGATGTTCTCAGCTGTTCCTGAGACTGAGAAGAACAAGTCCTTTGAAGCAGACTGTCCAATCATTCTCCAATGTGAGATATCTGATCCTACAGCCCTGGTCCAATGGTACAAGGATGGATTACAGCTCCTGCCCCAGTCTGGCATTAACATCCAAACAGAGCACACCACGCGGACACTGGTTATCCAATCAGCAAAATTATCCGACTCTGGTTTTTACAGTTGTAATACAGCTGATGATATCAGCGAATTTtttgtggatgttaaag CACCTCCGGTGACATTTGCTTATATCTCAGAAGACGATCTGCATAGAAATATTGTGGAACAAGACAATCTTCTCCTATATTGTGAGGTATCTAGATCAGATGCTGTTGCACAATGGTACAAGGATGGAGTAGAGATAAAGTCAACCGACAATGTCCTTGTAGAGGTAGAAAACGTTGTACGCAGGCTGATCATCCTGTCAGCTCAACTTTCGGATTCTGGTACATATACCTGTCGTGCTGGAGATAATGCCTTAATATTTAAAGTCAATGTAAGAG AGCCCCCAGTGATGATTGTATACCCCAAGGAGGATGTCCACCTTGATCGGCATGTTCCTGAGGAAATTGTCCTCAGCTGTGAACTTTCACGTTCAAATGGAAAGGTGACATGGTACAAAGATGGACAGAAACTGCAGGAGAGTGAAAACATAAAGTTAAAAGCTGAGGGTCCATACAGACGGTTAAAAATTCTGCACAGTGGTATTGAGGACTCTGGAGAATATGTCTGCGACACAGCTGACGATTCAATATTCTTCAATCTAACCATAAAAG AACCGCCAGTCCGTATTATTTCTCCAAGCCAGTCCCAAATGGAACTTTGCCAACAGACATCCGAGAGGATGGTATTGAGCTGTGAAATCTCTAGACCAAATGCCGTTGTGCGCTGGTATCGTGATGGACTCGAAGTGGAGGAGAGCAACAGCTTAATACTTGAGGTTGACAGTGTCTATAGAAGACTTATTATCCCAAAACCTACAGTCAAAGACTCTGCAGAATATGTCTGTGACACCGCAGATGACTCAGTGACCTTCATTGTCAATATTGCAG AACCACCAGTTAGATTTATTCGGCCAAGGAAAATGGCCTATGGAGTGGAGAAACTGGTTGGAGACACGTTGGTCCTTGAGTGTGAGGTGTCTCGAGCAAATGCTGAAGTTAGCTGGAAAAGAGAGGGAGAAGAGATTGATGAAAACAGCAACGTAACTATCATAGAGGACGGAGCAAGTCGACAATTAATCATTCACTCGGCAGCATCAGAGGATGCAGGCCAATATGTCTGTGATGCCAGAGATGATGTAATGGACTTCCTTGTAAAGattaaag AACCCCCTTTGACAATTATGCGAAAGGCTGACATCGAGACAAAGCTGCATTTTCTTGAATCTGATGCCATCGTGCTAAAATGTGAGATCTCAAGAGCAAACGGGGTGGTCAGTTGGCTTAAAGACAATGAGAGGATCGAGGGAAAGGAACATTTCATCTGTGAAGAGGAAGGCACATTTAGATCTTTGATTGTCCTGAGTGCTGACTTGAATGACTCAGGGGAGTATATCTGTCACACACAGGATGATAAAGTCGTCTTCAGTGTTACTGTAGAAGGTATGACCtggttaaacaaaaaaattaatgatGATGTGCCTTTCTGTAGCTTTCTACCCAAGA agGCGCCGGTGTCCATTATTGGGAATTCAGAGAAGCCAGAACACCACACTTTAAACACAGGAGACGACCTTGTCCTACAATGTGAAGTATCACAAGCAAATGCTACAGTTCAGTGGTACCACAATGGAGTTTTACTACATGAAGATTCACGTACACACTTGGAAAGCAAACACACAATGAGAAAGCTTGTGATACCAGACCTTCAAACATCTGACTCTGGAGAGTATATCTGTGATGCCATTGATGACAAAATGATAACTATGGTATTGGTTCAAG AATCACCATTCCAATTCATCAAAAAAGATGAACGAACAAATATTTCAGCCTATGAAGAAGACAGTGTGACACTACGTGCCACTGTAAATAGAGCCAATGCGCCTGTGAAATGGCAGAGAGGTCGTGATCCAATCAGAGGTGATCGGTTCCAGTCCACAAGTGATGGAAACACTCACTGCCTTACCATTAACCCACTCAAGAGAGGTGATACTGGACTGTACACATGTCATGTGGGATCAGATGAGATGAACTTCAGTGTCAATGTTAGAG CAATAAAGGTGAAATTCTCCAAACCACTGGAAAATGTAGTGGGACTCAAAGGTTGCGATGTGGCTTTGAAATGTGAACTATACACGCCAAAAGGAGATGTTCAGTGGCTGAAGGACAACCAAGAGATTGTGCCAAATAGACATTTTACAATCCGGGCTGAGGGCCGTGTGAGAAGCCTCACGATACACAGTGTATCAGAAGATGACGAGGGAGAATATGCTTGTGAATCCAAAGATGAAAGGACAATCGCTACAGTAGTGGTCAACA TTCCCAGAATTGTGGAGTTTATAGCGGAGCTGCACAACATCACTGTCATGGAAGGAGAAAATGCCACATTTAAGTGTGTGGTGTCTCCAGAGGACGCACACTTGGCCTGGTTTAGAAACAGCCAGCCAATTTCATCAAACGAAAAGTTCCACATTTCAAGCACTGGATTATGCCATGTGCTGCAGATCAATAATTGCCAAGTGTCAGACAGCTGCAAGCTGACTGCTGAGGCTGAAGGTGTGATTTCCAGAGCAATCCTACAGGTCCAAG AGGCACAGGTTTTTTTTACGAAAAGCATGGAGCAGGCGGTGGCAGAAGAATACAGCGATGTGACGTTGGAGGTGGAGGTCAGCCATGAGAAAGGGGAAGTGCAGTGGATGAGACAAGGAGTAGTTATACATCCAGGGCCCAAGTTCACCCTGAAGCAGAATGGCCGAAAACGCTCTATCACAATCCACAAGCTCGTCCTTTCAGATCGGGGCACCTACAGCTGCGAAACGCTCCATGACCGCACGCAAGCCAGGCTTAGTGTGGAAC CAAGAAAAATCAAGATCCGAAAGGGTCTAGCTGAGATCCAGACTTATGAGCGAGAGACATCCTCTTTTGAGGTGGAGCTCTCTCATAGCAACGTAGAGGCTGTGTGGCAGAAGAATGGACACGCtctaaaaaacaacaaccgTTTGCGTATGACTGCAAAGGGACGGGTGCACAGCCTCACCATCTCCAACCTGACCTTAGATGACACTGGCACTTACACATTCTCTGTTGAGAACATCAGATCATCAGCGAAATTGATTGTTAAAG AAATCCCAGTATCAATTTTGAAAAAGCTTGAGGATAGTAGGCACCCAGAGGGCGCTGGAGTTACCCTTGAATGCGAGCTGTCACGTCATAACGTAGACGTAAAGTGGACAAAG AATGGAGTTCAGCTTAAGCCAGGAAAAAATCTTCGTATATACTCAATGGGAAGAAAATGCTTTCTACAGATCCTAAAGTGTGAACAGGGAGATACTGGTATATATACGTGCGATGCCGTGGATGCTAAAACATCCTGTTCAGTGGATGTATATG AAAGGGAGCTTGAGATATTGCAGGGTTTAGAGGATCTGGATATCCAAGAAGATCAGAATGCTGTGTTCGTGTGTGAAGTGTCCCTAGATGATGTTCCTGGAGAGTGGTTTAAAAACAATGAGAAGATTAAACCAACCAGCACCATTAAGATCCGCCAGGAAG GTACTAAGCACTTCCTCCTTATATGCAATGTCAAAGGAGAAGACTCTGGGGAGATCAAGTTTGCTGCCAAGAATGTTGAGTCGACAGCTTACCTTGAGGTTGAAG caCTGCCAGCAAACATTGTGAAGCCACTTCAGGATAAAACCGCTGTGGAGAAAACTCGTGTCGTGCTGGATTGCACGGTGACAAATCCCCGTTGCAGTATTCGCTGGTATAAGGGACCGAATGTCATCCTGCCCTCCGAGCGCTTTGAGATCTGCAGCGAGGGATGTTACCGAAAACTTGTGATTCAGCAGGTCCAGCTTGAGGATGAGGGCACCTATAGTGTTCAAGTTGGAAACTACACATCCTCAGCTAAACTTACTGTAGTAG CTCAGTCAATCCTCATAGTGAATGATCTTAAGGATGTGGAGGTAATTGCTCCTGCGGATGCATGCTTTGCATGTGAAGTGTCTTTGCCTGAGGCCAAGGCTCCTACCTGGACACTGAATGGACAGACGCTGCATCCGGGTCCCAAAGTTGTCATGGAGAAACTGGGAACCATCCATAGGCTCACTCTCAAACAGACGTCAGAGGAGATGAGTGGCACGCTCTGCTTTATCATTGGACAAGCCAAAAGCACTGCACATCTGCATGTCAGAA GTAGCCATTGA